In a genomic window of Amphiprion ocellaris isolate individual 3 ecotype Okinawa chromosome 13, ASM2253959v1, whole genome shotgun sequence:
- the gpr101 gene encoding probable G-protein coupled receptor 101 has product MSSSQEPTMGTNFTGVPTSSRDQVWSSTVNSVVKMVFISLIVCVSLFGNVVVLLVFQRKPQLLHVANRFVLNLLLADLLQTVLVMPFAIAATVPGVWPLDARLCQALVVLMHLFAFAGVNTIIVVSVDRYLAIIHPLSYPTRMTPHLGTNLIICTWVLSFLQSTPPLYGWGVIDFDRHHNVCSVVWSSSLSYSVVVSTFSFWLPVLIMLGCYWMVFRAARRQNALVHPIQTQSYSQPCPQDFQPPSSPQQQPQPQPQPQQASSPEGPYSARRYPVRVRHRRFHYQCKAARVVFVIMASYIFSMGPYSILNTISMSTRAAVPPWLSSLALVLFFLQCCLHPYIYGYMHRSVRKEFLALLCGLFCKQGRPNQSSTVESCFTTTEGRSGAPPHLPSLAARVFPLRTWEECTTSSSPTFERKSRDSRKETTSTSFSSERELTVHSKQNT; this is encoded by the coding sequence ATGTCAAGTTCTCAGGAGCCCACTATGGGCACAAATTTCACCGGTGTTCCCACCTCCAGTCGGGACCAGGTGTGGTCCTCCACCGTGAACAGCGTGGTGAAGATGGTGTTCATATCTCTGATCGTGTGCGTGTCCTTGTTCGGGAATGTGGTTGTCCTGCTGGTGTTCCAGAGGAAGCCTCAGTTGCTTCATGTGGCCAACCGTTTCGTCCTCAACCTCCTCCTGGCAGACCTCCTCCAGACCGTGCTAGTGATGCCCTTCGCCATCGCAGCCACCGTGCCTGGTGTTTGGCCCCTGGATGCTCGACTGTGCCAGGCCCTGGTGGTGCTCATGCACCTGTTCGCCTTCGCCGGGGTCAACACCATCATAGTCGTGTCTGTGGATCGCTACCTGGCCATCATCCACCCTCTATCTTACCCCACCCGCATGACCCCTCACCTGGGTACCAACCTCATCATCTGTACGTGGGTGCTTAGCTTCCTGCAGAGCACCCCTCCTCTGTACGGCTGGGGTGTCATTGACTTTGACCGCCACCATAACGTCTGCTCAGTGGTGTGGTCCTCCAGTCTGTCCTACTCCGTCGTGGTGTCCACCTTTTCCTTCTGGCTGCCTGTGCTCATCATGCTCGGATGCTACTGGATGGTGTTCAGAGCGGCCCGGAGGCAGAACGCTCTTGTGCACCCAATACAGACGCAATCCTACTCCCAGCCCTGCCCGCAGGACTTCCAGCCACCCAGCAGTCCTCAGCAGCAGCCCCAACCCCAACCCCAGCCCCAGCAGGCCAGCTCACCTGAAGGCCCCTACTCAGCCAGACGATACCCCGTTCGGGTCAGACACAGACGTTTCCACTACCAGTGCAAGGCAGCTCGGGTAGTTTTTGTCATCATGGCTTCATATATCTTCAGCATGGGCCCTTACAGCATCCTCAATACCATATCTATGAGCACCAGAGCAGCGGTACCCCCGTGGTTATCCTCCCTTGCCCTGGTGCTCTTCTTTCTACAGTGCTGCCTGCACCCCTACATTTACGGCTACATGCACCGGAGCGTGAGGAAGGAATTCCTGGCTTTGCTCTGCGGGCTCTTCTGCAAGCAGGGCCGTCCCAACCAGAGCTCCACCGTGGAGAGCTGCTTCACCACCACCGAAGGCCGCTCCGGTGCTCCTCCTCACCTGCCCAGCCTGGCTGCTCGGGTCTTCCCTCTGCGGACCTGGGAAGAGTGCACAACGTCCTCCTCTCCCACCTTCGAGAGGAAGTCGAGGGACAGCCGGAAAGAAACCACCTCCACCAGTTTCAGCTCGGAGAGGGAGCTCACGGTccacagcaaacaaaacacatga